The following proteins are co-located in the Streptomyces sp. NBC_01198 genome:
- a CDS encoding heavy metal-binding domain-containing protein: MAGGAADRSAAGRERKARVQAGGAWDSALSAQEFAAVEGAGFEPVGQVLGTAVFHIGYVGNWCSNTWSSSWGSAMSSTARAPFSDLVRAMYAARRQAVGRAVAECRGLGGDGVVGVKLRVGAFPAGGVEFTALGTAVRAVSPVRPARPFTSHLSGQDFARLVHSGWVPTGLAFGISVATRHDDYDTRVQTGRFAGNREVDGYTELITHARRDARAQLARDAASNGGDGVVVDETDVRVREQECGNGYRDHIVEAVFVGTSIARFGRSRRHTGPRPLTIMRLERER, translated from the coding sequence ATGGCGGGAGGGGCAGCCGACAGGTCGGCGGCCGGGCGGGAACGGAAGGCGCGGGTGCAGGCGGGCGGCGCCTGGGACTCGGCCCTGTCGGCCCAGGAGTTCGCCGCCGTCGAGGGCGCCGGCTTCGAGCCGGTCGGGCAGGTGCTCGGGACGGCCGTCTTCCACATCGGCTACGTCGGCAACTGGTGCTCGAACACGTGGTCGTCCAGTTGGGGTTCGGCCATGTCGTCCACCGCGCGGGCGCCCTTCTCCGACCTGGTGCGCGCGATGTACGCGGCCCGCAGGCAGGCCGTCGGCCGCGCGGTGGCGGAGTGCCGCGGGCTCGGCGGGGACGGGGTCGTAGGGGTGAAGCTGCGGGTCGGCGCGTTCCCGGCGGGGGGAGTGGAGTTCACGGCGCTGGGCACCGCGGTCCGGGCCGTCTCGCCGGTCCGGCCCGCGCGGCCCTTCACGTCGCATCTGAGCGGCCAGGACTTCGCGCGGCTCGTGCACTCCGGGTGGGTCCCCACCGGGCTCGCCTTCGGGATCAGCGTCGCGACCCGGCACGACGACTACGACACGCGGGTGCAGACCGGCCGCTTCGCCGGGAACCGCGAAGTCGACGGCTACACCGAGCTGATCACCCACGCCCGCCGTGACGCCCGGGCCCAACTGGCCCGTGACGCCGCCTCGAACGGCGGCGACGGTGTCGTGGTGGACGAGACGGACGTGCGGGTGCGGGAGCAGGAGTGCGGCAACGGTTACCGCGACCACATCGTGGAGGCGGTCTTCGTCGGCACCTCGATCGCCCGGTTCGGCCGTTCGCGGCGGCACACCGGACCGCGGCCACTGACCATCATGAGACTGGAGCGGGAGCGCTGA
- a CDS encoding heavy metal-binding domain-containing protein has translation MNEQASGEPGGHEAALTAAGVSSDAMRRLSQLQPGQAGSIFTSDLTVNEFLLVREAGFRPLGLVLGSSIYHVGIQTGRWSKNQELDKLSQAMYHARELAMNRMEAEASELGADGIVGVRLDVEIKEFGADIAEFIAVGTAVKADGADPGHTGTWRNNKGKPFTSDLSGQDFWTLIRAGYAPLDMVMGSCVYHVAHQRLGQVIGNAGRNVEIEQFTQALYDARELAMSRMQAEAEELDAEGIVAVQLRQHSHTWGSHTTEFFAIGTAVRPLRDDHVIDRPTMVLGLDA, from the coding sequence ATGAACGAGCAGGCGAGTGGGGAACCGGGGGGCCACGAGGCCGCCTTGACGGCCGCGGGCGTGTCCTCCGACGCGATGCGGCGGCTTTCGCAGCTCCAGCCGGGCCAGGCCGGCTCGATCTTCACCTCGGACCTGACGGTGAACGAGTTCCTGCTGGTGCGCGAGGCCGGGTTCCGCCCGCTCGGCCTGGTGCTCGGCTCGTCCATCTACCACGTCGGCATCCAGACCGGCCGGTGGTCGAAGAACCAGGAGCTGGACAAGCTCTCGCAAGCCATGTACCACGCCCGTGAGTTGGCGATGAACCGCATGGAGGCCGAGGCGAGCGAGCTGGGCGCGGACGGCATCGTGGGCGTGCGGCTGGACGTCGAGATCAAGGAATTCGGCGCGGACATAGCCGAGTTCATCGCCGTGGGGACGGCGGTGAAGGCGGACGGCGCCGACCCGGGCCACACCGGGACCTGGCGCAACAACAAGGGCAAGCCGTTCACGTCCGATCTGTCCGGCCAGGACTTCTGGACGCTGATCCGGGCGGGTTACGCGCCCCTCGACATGGTCATGGGCTCGTGCGTCTACCACGTGGCGCACCAGCGGCTCGGCCAGGTGATCGGCAACGCGGGCCGCAACGTCGAGATCGAGCAGTTCACCCAGGCCCTCTACGACGCGCGCGAGTTGGCGATGAGCCGGATGCAGGCCGAGGCGGAGGAGCTCGACGCCGAGGGGATCGTGGCGGTCCAGCTGCGGCAGCACTCGCACACGTGGGGGTCGCACACCACGGAGTTCTTCGCGATCGGGACCGCGGTACGGCCCCTGCGCGACGACCACGTCATCGACCGGCCGACCATGGTGCTCGGCCTCGACGCCTAG
- a CDS encoding FG-GAP repeat domain-containing protein encodes MSSTSTSGRPRRRSRLLAVHAFTVLSASALVLGPAALAQADTGVPHRDIAVQRLESHQPHTSAPPAAKKLAGSARSAVVTGPDAPLYDSDGDGKADLLMQWPTGGISQWLSGWGISFDNDDTPEYLDVLTPGKETSADSQVLSLTVSGRLSLWDDTSFPQGSPLWTGSGWQTYDKVVTVGDVTGDGEGDLLARTHTGDLYFYQSTGSVTSPFAPRVKVGTGFGIFDQLVGAGDITGTGHGSLVGRDLDGDLWYYEIDGNAPARLASRVQIGKGWNTYNQIIGFPGAHSGAHGGLLGRTVSGGVYYYEGNPKGSGLSQLTARQDTAGTALPPGYAVDQYLVAGAGGNPAWGKDGLLALNSAGDLYLYLSNGDGTLTPRDSLGGGLKGAKLVNSVSFTDAGEPVVMEIYNGTLYDDTVAGGANALATGFGSYSLVLGPGDLTGDGHSDLLARDSGGVLWLYPGKGDGKFNARVKVGGGWSPFTQIAGAGDFTGDGYADIVARDNTGTLYLYQGTGSASAPFKAKVKIGAGWNAYTKLAAPGDLDGDGKADLVAVDSAGELYFYGGTGRAGATFKTKKKIGTAGWNAYTWLQ; translated from the coding sequence ATGTCATCCACCTCGACGAGCGGGCGCCCGCGCCGTCGCAGCCGCCTGCTGGCGGTCCACGCCTTCACCGTCCTTTCCGCGAGTGCCCTCGTCCTCGGGCCGGCCGCCTTGGCGCAGGCCGACACCGGCGTACCGCACCGCGACATCGCCGTCCAGCGGCTCGAATCCCACCAGCCGCACACGTCCGCACCACCCGCCGCCAAGAAGCTCGCCGGCTCCGCCAGGAGCGCCGTCGTGACCGGTCCCGACGCACCGCTCTACGACTCCGACGGCGACGGCAAAGCCGACCTCCTCATGCAGTGGCCGACCGGGGGGATCTCGCAGTGGCTCAGCGGCTGGGGCATCTCCTTCGACAACGACGACACCCCGGAGTACCTCGACGTCCTCACCCCGGGCAAGGAGACCTCCGCCGACTCGCAGGTGCTGTCCCTCACCGTCTCGGGCCGGCTGTCACTGTGGGACGACACGTCGTTCCCGCAGGGCAGCCCGCTGTGGACCGGGTCCGGCTGGCAGACGTACGACAAGGTCGTCACCGTCGGCGATGTCACCGGCGACGGTGAGGGCGACCTGCTCGCCCGCACGCACACCGGTGACCTGTACTTCTACCAGAGCACCGGCAGCGTCACGAGCCCGTTCGCGCCCCGCGTGAAGGTCGGCACCGGCTTCGGGATCTTCGACCAGTTGGTCGGCGCCGGCGACATCACCGGCACCGGACACGGCTCGCTCGTCGGCCGCGACCTCGACGGCGACCTCTGGTACTACGAGATCGACGGCAACGCCCCGGCGCGGCTGGCCTCCCGGGTCCAGATCGGCAAGGGCTGGAACACCTACAACCAGATCATCGGCTTCCCCGGCGCCCACTCGGGCGCGCACGGCGGCCTCCTCGGCCGGACCGTGTCCGGTGGGGTCTACTACTACGAGGGCAACCCCAAGGGCTCGGGCCTCAGCCAGCTCACCGCCCGTCAGGACACCGCCGGCACCGCCCTGCCCCCCGGCTACGCCGTCGATCAGTACCTGGTGGCCGGCGCGGGCGGCAATCCGGCCTGGGGCAAGGACGGCCTGCTGGCGCTGAACTCCGCCGGCGATCTGTACCTCTACCTCTCCAACGGCGACGGCACCCTGACCCCCCGCGACTCGCTCGGCGGCGGGTTGAAGGGCGCCAAGCTCGTCAACTCCGTCTCCTTCACCGACGCGGGCGAGCCGGTGGTGATGGAGATCTACAACGGCACGCTCTACGACGACACCGTCGCCGGCGGTGCGAACGCGCTGGCCACCGGGTTCGGCAGCTACAGCCTGGTGCTCGGCCCCGGCGACCTGACCGGCGACGGGCACAGCGACCTGCTCGCCCGCGACTCCGGCGGTGTGCTGTGGCTGTACCCCGGCAAGGGCGACGGCAAGTTCAACGCCCGCGTCAAGGTCGGCGGCGGCTGGTCCCCGTTCACCCAGATCGCCGGCGCCGGCGACTTCACCGGTGACGGCTACGCCGACATCGTCGCCCGCGACAACACCGGCACCCTGTACCTCTACCAGGGCACCGGCAGCGCCTCGGCCCCCTTCAAGGCCAAGGTGAAGATCGGCGCGGGCTGGAACGCGTACACCAAGCTCGCCGCCCCCGGCGACCTCGACGGCGACGGCAAGGCCGACCTCGTCGCCGTCGACTCCGCCGGCGAGCTCTACTTCTACGGCGGCACCGGCCGCGCGGGCGCGACCTTCAAGACAAAGAAGAAGATCGGCACCGCCGGCTGGAACGCCTACACCTGGCTGCAGTAG